A genomic stretch from Aerococcaceae bacterium zg-1292 includes:
- a CDS encoding peptide deformylase: MLTMKDIIEEGHPTLRQVAEPVEFPLSDELKETARLMHEFLVNSQDEEIAEQYDLRAGVGLAAPQINLSKQIFAVHLMQYDEEGNEVGALLSDVLFNPKITRHSVQKVALRDGEGCLSVNRDVPGYVPRPKRITLTYQDVKGEFHELRLRDYEAIVVQHELDHLKGIFFYDHINETNPFEKDDELQLL; this comes from the coding sequence ATGTTAACAATGAAAGATATTATTGAAGAAGGACATCCAACACTACGTCAAGTAGCTGAACCAGTTGAGTTTCCTCTTTCGGATGAATTAAAAGAGACAGCACGTTTAATGCACGAATTTTTAGTGAATAGTCAAGATGAAGAAATTGCAGAGCAATACGATTTACGTGCCGGTGTCGGTTTAGCTGCCCCACAAATCAATCTTAGCAAACAAATTTTTGCGGTGCATTTAATGCAATATGATGAAGAAGGCAACGAAGTTGGTGCATTATTAAGTGATGTACTTTTCAATCCGAAAATTACGCGCCATTCGGTCCAAAAAGTGGCGCTACGTGATGGCGAAGGCTGTCTATCAGTCAATCGTGACGTGCCGGGATATGTACCGCGTCCAAAACGCATTACATTGACGTATCAAGATGTAAAAGGCGAGTTTCATGAATTGCGCTTACGTGATTATGAAGCGATTGTTGTGCAACATGAATTAGATCATTTAAAAGGGATTTTCTTCTATGACCATATTAATGAAACGAATCCTTTTGAAAAAGATGACGAGTTACAATTATTGTAA
- a CDS encoding ClC family H(+)/Cl(-) exchange transporter — MIRKHQNVSVVSRKSKYIIAGVAVGLCAGFVVSAFRWLITKWIDVVLEVNHFLTQHWHQPWWLLLWVLVSLILAIILGLIVKSEPHIKGSGIPQVELQLQGKLSMNWWRILWKKFVGGALAIGSGLILGREGPSIQLGAAVGQGVASTLKSNKVQENVLISAGAGAGLAAAFNAPIAGLMFVLEEVHHNFSRNVVLTTLTAGLVSNFVSLQFFGLTPSLNLGNYEVFPVHLYWVIVILGVVLGLLGWLYQQGIFALPKIYSTLFPKVPKHFYSVIGFLIMIPIGLYSQDLLFGGGELVFDLVEKQPAMIFLFGLFICRFILAMMSYGTGLPGGIFLPILSLGAIIGSLFGEMAVSVLHVPEAYYSSFVIYAMAGYFAAIGKAPLTSLLLVTEMVGGLNQLMPLGICVLSAYLTAEFLKMAPIYEVLAEKMSHDEDDEHTGRRTVFEVPVPVESKLVGRMVKEIAWPKDIIIATIRRGEKEFVTKGDLRIQAGDLLIVVTDEGHLAKMQDAVNHLAMREVELQ; from the coding sequence ATGATAAGGAAACATCAAAATGTTTCGGTAGTGAGTCGTAAAAGTAAATATATTATTGCTGGTGTCGCAGTTGGCTTGTGTGCTGGATTTGTAGTCAGTGCCTTTCGTTGGCTGATTACGAAATGGATTGACGTCGTACTGGAAGTGAATCATTTTCTCACACAACATTGGCATCAGCCATGGTGGCTTTTATTATGGGTGCTAGTATCACTGATTTTGGCAATCATATTAGGCCTAATCGTAAAGTCAGAGCCGCACATTAAAGGTAGTGGGATACCACAAGTTGAATTACAGTTACAGGGCAAGCTATCGATGAACTGGTGGCGCATTTTATGGAAAAAATTTGTCGGTGGTGCCTTGGCTATTGGCTCGGGATTGATTTTAGGACGCGAAGGGCCGTCCATTCAACTCGGAGCGGCAGTTGGTCAAGGTGTTGCTAGTACGTTAAAAAGTAATAAAGTACAGGAAAATGTATTGATTTCTGCCGGGGCTGGAGCGGGTTTAGCTGCCGCTTTTAATGCGCCGATTGCTGGTTTAATGTTTGTACTGGAAGAAGTTCATCATAATTTTAGTCGCAATGTGGTATTGACGACTTTAACAGCTGGGCTGGTATCTAATTTTGTGTCATTACAATTTTTCGGTCTCACTCCCTCGCTAAATTTAGGCAATTATGAAGTGTTTCCTGTTCATTTATATTGGGTGATTGTGATACTTGGTGTGGTGCTCGGTTTACTTGGTTGGCTGTATCAGCAAGGCATCTTCGCGCTACCTAAAATTTACAGCACTTTATTTCCTAAAGTTCCGAAGCATTTTTATAGTGTGATTGGCTTTTTAATCATGATTCCAATTGGATTGTACAGTCAAGATTTATTATTTGGTGGCGGCGAATTGGTGTTTGATTTAGTAGAAAAGCAACCAGCGATGATATTTTTATTTGGATTATTTATTTGCCGCTTTATCCTAGCGATGATGTCATACGGTACTGGATTGCCAGGTGGTATTTTCTTACCGATTCTGTCATTAGGTGCGATTATTGGTAGTTTGTTTGGTGAAATGGCAGTGAGTGTTTTACATGTGCCAGAAGCATATTATTCAAGTTTTGTCATTTATGCGATGGCAGGGTATTTTGCTGCCATCGGTAAGGCACCGTTGACGTCGTTATTATTAGTCACTGAAATGGTTGGTGGATTAAATCAATTGATGCCGTTGGGAATATGTGTGCTGAGTGCATATTTGACCGCAGAATTCTTGAAAATGGCACCAATCTATGAAGTGTTGGCTGAGAAGATGAGTCATGATGAAGACGATGAACATACCGGTAGACGGACAGTGTTTGAAGTACCAGTTCCAGTTGAAAGTAAATTAGTTGGTCGAATGGTTAAAGAAATTGCATGGCCAAAAGATATTATTATTGCGACGATTCGTCGTGGTGAAAAAGAATTTGTAACCAAAGGTGATTTACGTATTCAAGCAGGAGATTTACTCATTGTCGTAACCGACGAAGGTCATCTTGCGAAAATGCAAGATGCGGTGAATCATTTGGCGATGAGGGAAGTGGAGTTGCAGTAA
- the hflX gene encoding GTPase HflX translates to MIETELQPERVLIMGVQTDRYTDEKFQVLMKEMASLTETAGGIPVKSITQKLSRQDSKSSVGSGKLLDIKDQIAKEDIDLVISLNELSPSTNRYLESELGVRVIDRVQLILDIFAMRARSREGKLQVELAQYDYLLPRLHGQGKHLSRLGAGIGTRGPGETKLESDRRHIRSLMTTIKKELAQLSEHRERTRLRRRSGREFNIGLVGYTNAGKSTLLRELTMSETYVQDQLFATLDPLTRQMTINGHDAFTLTDTVGFIEELPTSLIQAFKSTLEEMRYVDLLLHVVDASSPDRLMQEQTVMNLIQELEMEHLPILTVYNKKDKIEGQFTPTLFPYVVVSALDADDVEQLKQAIWQEIIAASESFAVDIQPYESELLALYRKKTLVESVEFDEERQMYVLKGFRRQSSEEE, encoded by the coding sequence ATGATTGAAACAGAATTACAACCTGAACGTGTATTAATTATGGGTGTGCAAACCGACCGCTATACGGATGAAAAATTCCAGGTACTAATGAAAGAAATGGCATCACTAACGGAAACGGCTGGCGGTATTCCCGTTAAGTCAATCACGCAAAAGTTGAGCCGACAAGATTCTAAATCATCCGTTGGTAGTGGTAAATTATTGGATATAAAAGATCAGATTGCTAAAGAAGATATCGACTTAGTAATTTCACTGAATGAATTGTCACCGAGTACGAATCGTTATTTAGAGTCAGAATTAGGTGTGCGGGTGATTGACCGGGTACAGTTGATTTTAGATATTTTTGCCATGCGGGCGAGAAGCCGAGAAGGCAAATTACAAGTAGAACTAGCTCAATATGATTATTTATTGCCTCGTTTACACGGACAAGGTAAACATTTATCGCGACTCGGTGCAGGTATCGGGACACGTGGTCCGGGGGAGACTAAATTAGAAAGTGACCGTCGCCATATTCGTAGTTTAATGACGACGATAAAAAAAGAATTGGCACAATTATCAGAACATCGCGAACGGACACGGTTACGTCGTCGTAGCGGGCGTGAGTTTAATATCGGTTTAGTTGGGTATACTAATGCTGGAAAATCCACTTTATTACGAGAGTTGACGATGAGTGAGACTTATGTGCAGGACCAATTATTTGCGACGTTAGATCCATTGACCCGGCAAATGACGATTAATGGACATGATGCGTTTACGTTAACCGATACGGTAGGTTTTATCGAAGAGTTGCCGACTTCATTGATTCAAGCTTTTAAGTCAACTTTAGAAGAAATGCGTTATGTTGACCTATTATTGCATGTTGTTGATGCATCAAGCCCTGACCGGTTGATGCAAGAGCAAACAGTCATGAATTTGATTCAAGAATTAGAGATGGAACATTTACCGATATTGACGGTTTATAACAAGAAAGATAAAATTGAAGGGCAGTTCACGCCGACGCTGTTTCCATATGTTGTGGTCTCAGCTTTGGATGCGGATGATGTCGAGCAATTGAAACAAGCAATATGGCAAGAAATTATTGCGGCGAGCGAATCGTTTGCGGTAGATATCCAGCCATATGAGTCAGAATTACTGGCATTGTATCGAAAAAAAACATTGGTTGAGTCAGTCGAATTTGATGAGGAGCGTCAAATGTATGTCTTGAAAGGCTTCCGCCGTCAAAGTAGTGAAGAAGAATAA
- the rpsI gene encoding 30S ribosomal protein S9 → MAKAQYLGTGRRKNSVARVRLVPGTGVITINGKALDEYIPFPHLHEVMKQPFAVTETLGSYDVLVNANGGGYSGQAGAIRHGIARALLTVDPDFRPALKAAGLLTRDPRMVERKKPGLKKARKASQFSKR, encoded by the coding sequence TTGGCTAAAGCACAATATTTAGGTACAGGTCGTCGTAAAAACTCAGTAGCTCGTGTACGCTTAGTGCCAGGAACTGGTGTTATCACAATCAATGGTAAAGCATTAGATGAATACATTCCATTCCCTCACTTACACGAAGTTATGAAACAACCATTTGCTGTAACTGAAACATTAGGTTCATACGATGTATTAGTTAACGCAAACGGTGGGGGATACTCTGGTCAAGCTGGTGCAATCCGTCACGGTATCGCACGTGCATTGTTAACAGTAGATCCTGATTTCCGTCCTGCTTTAAAAGCAGCTGGATTATTAACACGTGACCCTCGTATGGTTGAACGTAAAAAACCAGGTCTTAAGAAAGCTCGTAAAGCTTCACAATTCTCAAAACGTTAA
- the rplM gene encoding 50S ribosomal protein L13, translated as MRQTYMAKKNEVERNWVLVDATDVPLGRLSAVVASILRGKNKPTFTPHVDTGDFVVVINADKVALTGKKASDKIYHRHSGYPGGLKSISAGDLRTKNSRKLVELSVKGMLPDTRLGRKQFTKLHVYAGAEHNHVAQQPKALDITTLI; from the coding sequence GTGCGTCAAACATATATGGCTAAAAAGAACGAAGTTGAACGTAACTGGGTATTAGTAGATGCTACAGATGTGCCTTTAGGTCGTCTTTCTGCTGTCGTTGCTTCAATTTTACGTGGAAAAAATAAACCGACTTTCACACCTCACGTAGATACAGGTGATTTCGTAGTCGTAATCAATGCGGATAAAGTAGCATTAACAGGTAAAAAAGCGTCTGATAAAATTTATCACCGTCACTCAGGTTACCCAGGTGGATTAAAATCTATTTCTGCTGGTGACTTACGTACTAAAAACTCACGTAAATTAGTGGAGTTATCTGTAAAAGGTATGTTACCTGATACGCGTTTAGGTCGTAAACAATTTACAAAATTACATGTTTATGCTGGTGCTGAACACAATCATGTTGCTCAACAACCTAAAGCATTAGACATCACTACATTAATTTAA